A stretch of DNA from Gymnodinialimonas sp. 57CJ19:
TCACGAGTGTCGCCGGGAAAGAGGTCGGGAAACAGATCTTCGAAATCGGCTTGGCACAGCATCATGGCGTGGGTCCTTTTCTGATCGAGGCTGGAATCCAAAGGGGTGCCGTGCCGCCAGTGGCTGGCAGCACGGTCGGCGTGAGATCGACGCAGCGGATCAGTGCGCCCGCAGATCGCCTTTGGTCGGAACCATTTTCAGCTCATCGTCACTGAACCCGTAGACGATGCTGTGGATTTCTCCGCGGTTGATCCCGATATCGCGCAGGATCTTGTCATCCATGGCGCGCAGTTCTTCGATCATGCGACGACGGTGGATGTTGCGCACACGGGCGCGGTACCAGTTGCCAAGCACCTGACCCAGACGGGACCCACGATTGCGTGGATTTTGGGATAGATAGTCGTTGTAGTGGACGGGATGAGTTTGCATGCCGATCTCCAATTCGAGGGTATGAGATACCGCAAACGGACCCGCGGGACTCTGGCATCGGACTGTCAAAAGCCACGAAAACAGAGATCAGCACAGGTGCGATCGTCGGTAAGAACAGGGAAGTCGAATGAAGCCCCGAGACGTGAGCCCGCACGGATGCAGGCGCCGCCCGGGGTTACGGGCGGTTCAGCAGATTTCCTGCGGAGAGCAGGAACCTCCTATGGCGCATGTACAACATCATGCTCCCTATATGGCCCTTACGGCGCACGCTTGTAAGCCTCTGGGCACGGGTGCGGCATTATGGCCAGCTTGTGCTCTGCTGCTGGGCAAGGCGGCGTAGCCCCGCGATCAGAGAAGGCGCGTGCGCTTAGGCACCGAAAGCCCGGACTTTGATAAATTAGCGCGTGAAGATGGGCACGATCCATGCCGCACCGGTGCCGTTGGCTGCACGCATCGCCCCCCTCCCATGCGGTAATCGCGCCCCGTGGCCGCGCGGCCGCCGTCGGCGTTTCGCAAACGCGATCACTCCTTTGACGAAGTGGATGACTTCGCGGGCTCGGCGGGGTTTCTGGAAGGCCAGGGGCCGAGCACATCTGATTGGCTCGACACCCTTGCGCTTTGCGGCGCGGCCGCACGCCCGTCGACGCGCGACCTCGCCCACTTGGCTCAGGGGTAGTGGACACCGCCTTCTGCACGCAGGACCTCTCGGCCATCTTCGGGTAGGGGGATGAACTCTTCCTCATCGCCCGGTACGGACTCGAACCGGCCTCGGCGCCATTCCTCTTTGGCCTGCTCAATGCGTTCGGGCCGTGAGGACACGAAATTCCACCAGATGTAGCGTGGGCCTTCCATGGGGGCGCCGCCAAAGAGCATGAACCGGGCATGGTCGCCCGTGCCATCGTCCACGCCCGTCACGACGATCTGGTCACCGGGATGCAGAACCAGAAGCTGGCCGGGCTCGAAGGTGCGGCCCCCGACCTCGATCTTGCCTCGGATCGTATAGAGCGCCCGCTCCTCCGTGGTGGCCTCGATCGGCGCGCGGGCACCGGGGGCGAGGCCCACGTCGGCATAAAGCGTGTCGGAGGCCGTCTTGAGCGGCGAGGACGCGCCAAAGGCCTGGCCCGCGATCATCCGGGCGGTCAAACCCTCGGCCTCGACCGTCGGGAGATCGGTCTTGCCGTGGTGCATGAAGGCGGGGTCGGATTCCTCTTCATCCTCGGGCAGGGCCATCCAGGTTTGCAATCCGAACAGGCGCTGGCCCGTCGCAAGCCTTTCCGGGGAAGTACGCTCGGAATGAACGATCCCCTTGCCGGCCTTCATCCAGTTCACCGCGCCCGGCTCGATCGCCAGATCCGAGCCGAGGCTGTCGCGATGGTAGATCTGACCTTCAAACAGATAGGTCAGCGTTGCGAGATTGATATGGGGGTGCGGGCGCACGTCGATGCCCTGATCGGTCAGAAATTCGGCCGGTCCCATTTGATCGAAAAAGATGAACGGCCCCACCATCTGCCGTTTCTTCGAAGGCAACGCGCGGCGGACCTCCATTTCTCCGAGGTCCACGGCACGGGGCACGATCAGGGTCTCGACCGCATCGACGCTCGCCGCGTCGCCGGGGACAGGATCGGGGCAGGGGCTCCAGCTCATATGATATCTCCTTGGTTTGACCGAATGGGGCGCGGGTGGCGCCTAAAGAACGTCCTGCCATTCGGGATGTTTGGCAATCTGTGCTTTTGCGAAGGGGCAGAGCGGCACGATCTTGCGCCCCTCTGCACGGGCGTCCTCGACACTGCGTTTCACCAATGCCTGACCGACGCCACGCCCCCCAAGCGCGGCAGGGACGCCGGTGTGGTTGATGATGATCGAGGCGTCGCCAAGCCGCGAGTATGTCAGCTCGGCCTCGTGGCCATCGACAACGGCCGCGTAGCGCCCCTTGGTCTCGCCTTCGTCGCGGGTAATCTTGATCTCTTCGCTCATGTTCGTCTCCGTCACGGGCCGGTGTTCAGATGCTTGCGCAGCCATGTTGCTTCTTGCTCGATGATGCCATGGCCTGCACCGGGAATGATCATTGTTTCGACGTTGGCCCCCATTTCTTGCAACTTGCGTTCGCTCTGTTGCACGCGAGCAAGAGGTATATGCGGGTCCCGTTCGTGGCAGCCAATCAGGACTGGCACCCCGTCGAGGCGGCCGGCGTAGTCGAACTGCTTGGGGCGATGCCCGTAAAGGGCCTCTGACCCGGGTTCTGCCGTGTCCTGGGTGCCGACCAACCCGCCCGATAGCGCCGCCACGGCCCGGAACGGACGCGCCAGCCGTGCAGCGGCTTCAAGCGCCAGACACGCACCCTGCGAGAACCCCATGAGCACGATCTGCCCTGCCGTGACGCCTTCGGCACTCAGCGAGTCCAACACCGCTTCAACCACGCTCAACCCGCTGCCGAGGCCCGGTTCATTGGCATCCAATGGCGCCAGAAATGAGTCTGGCCACCACGAATGGCCTGCCGCCGTGGTGGCCACGACGGCAAGGTCTGGAAGGCCCAGATGCTCGGCCAGTCCCACCATATCGGCAGGCTGGCCGCCGCGCCCGTGCAGCATCACCGCAACCGCCGAGGCCCGCGAGAGAGGCGCACCGGTTGTCACCAGCCGCTGCCCTGCGTGCGGACCGTGCCCGCCCGTTTCCAAGCCGATTCCGGTGCTCATGACGGCACCTTGATCGGTGGCAGGATCTGTTCGATACGGGCACGCGCGCTTTCGTATTTTTCAGGCAATTTCAAGGACTCGCCCAGGTGGTCGAAGTCCTCATCGACGGCGAAACCTGGTGGATCGGTCGCGATCTCGAACAGGACGCCGCCCGGGGTGCGGAAGTAGATCGCGTCGAAGTATTGACGGTCGATCACCGGCGTTACCTCTTGCCCGATGGCCGAGAGCCGCTCGCGCCAGGCGCGCTGCTCCTCTCCATCGCGGGCGCGGAAGGCCACGTGATGGATCGTGCCAGCCCCCGGACGCCCGATGGAGGCCGCGTTCGATGTCAGCAGATCCACCGCCGAGCCGCGCTCGGGGTCGGTGGAGCGGTAGCGTCGGCGCGTCTCGGTGCCGCCGGTGCCGCCCGTGGCGCTTTCCTCGTCAGCCTCATGCACGTAACCCATGGCCTCCAGCACCGAAGCAGTCCCGGCGATGTCTTTCAGCCAGAGGGTGACGGAGTGGAAACCTTCATCGCGCGCGCCGCCCTCGATCAATTCGACCCGCAGCCCGTCTGGGTCCTTCAGCGCGATGGCGCGTTCACCAAAGCGATCGAACGGGCCTTCGAAATCGACGGCAGCCTCCGCCAGCTCGCCCATGCGCTTGTCCAGATCCGCCACGGCATAGGCCACGGCCGAGGCCATGCCCGCGCCCGCGCGGCCGGGGCCCGCATCGACGAAGGGGAAGAAGGTCATGATCGAGCCGGGCGCGGCATCGGCGTCGCCGTAGTACAGGTGATAGGTGCCGGGATCGTCGAAGTTTACCGTGCGCTTGACGAACCGCTGGCCGAGCGTCCCAACCCAGAAATCGAGGTTCTCCTGCGGCGGGCCCGAGATCGCGGTGACATGGTGGAGGCCGGGGATGGCCTTGGTGTCTGAACTGGACATGGATGGCTCCTCTTTCATCGGCGCACGAGGCTTGGATGCCGCGTGGTGCCGTTGTGTTTTGCTACTGGGGTCCTATGTAGATCGGCAGGCACCTATTGAAAGTAGTTACCAAATGGAAACCACATTGAAGTCGGCCCAAGTCACTGAAAACGCACTGAGTTGTCCGTCCGATGCCCTGCTCAGAAAGCTCTGGGGACAGTGGAAGACCCATGTGATCTACGTGCTCGGCACGCATCATTCCTGTCGCTTTGGCGTTCTGAAACGCACCATTGCGGGCATTTCGCCCAAGATCTTGACCCAACGGCTGCGCGAGTTGGAGGCCGACGGTCTGGTCTGGCGCGAGCAGGAGAACACGATCCCGCCCAAGGTCACCTACGGGCTTACCGAGGCGGGCCGCGCGATCCACGACGTCCTGAAGCAATTCGACCCGATCGCAGACAGCCTTCAAGGCGGCAACAGTGCTCCGCGCCCCTAGTTATGTTGTGCCGAGATTGGAATTGACCGGCAGGTAGCGATGCCGATTGACGGTATCTCATTGGCTTGCGGCAAGTCGGACCATCAGGCCTGAAACCCATGCGGGGACAAGTCCCTAGCAAGAGCGCTTGGCGCGAAGCCAAGGCTGAAGGAACGATTTTCGGGTCTCGACCCAGCGTCAATCTAGACACGGCACCGGACAATAACTTCTATGCCGGGCGAAGGAGACTATCGTGACCGAACCAAGCAAAGCTGAAATAATAGACATCGTAAGCAAACGTTCCAAAGACCGGATCAAAGGCAGCGTCCGGCTGGAGATGCCGGGTACGGTGACGCTTTATGTGGACGAAACAGGCGCTGTAGAGAGCGATCAGGCCGCTGACATAACTCTGACGGCTGACGCCCAGGTGTTCTATGACATCGCGATGGGGACCAAGAACCCTGCAAAAGCGTTCATGCTGCGCCAGTTGAAGGTCGACGGAAATCCGATGAAGGCGCTCAAGATCGGGGAAATCCTGAGCGCGGCAGATTAAGCTCAAGCTGTCCCGCAAGGTTTGATCAGGACGCGCACGGCAGGTGTGGCTGATCTGACGCGCCGGTGCGGGTGGGACGCCCCGGCAAGGGGATCTCGACTTCATGCGCCCGCAAGATGGGCGCGCTACCGATGGTGTTGGTGGCGGTGCGGGACGGGACAGGCGACAGCGTCGTGGGGCAGGCTGCTTTGCCCCTGATGGCTGACGTTTGCAGCGACCCCGCTTTGCGCCAAGAAGGTTGCGTTCGCCGGAGAATGATCTGAACGACGGCTCGGTTTAACTCCGATGCGCGCGCAGCGCTTCCGGGACCGCGATCAGCAACAACGTTGTCGCCGCGATCACAAACAGCCAGCTACCGAGCCCTTGAAACAGAAGCGCGCCCACGATCCCTCCGAAGGCGAAGCTGGCAAGGGTCAGGCTATGCAAGGCCAGCTTAGGTACGGCGTCACTGCGGCTTTCTTTGTCGCCCACAAGCGCGGCCAATCCGATCCCGATGTCCGTCGCCATGCCGGACACATGGGTCGTTCTGACCCGCGCCCGAGATATCATTGTCGTCACGGCGTTTTGCAGGCCCATGATGAAGCTGAGCACGATAACCAACAAGGTTTCATCCAGATGAACGACCGATCGCAACAGGGCCACGCTCAGCAGCAACAAGAGCGCGGCCTCAGCGGTTATTGCGAGGGCATAAATCGACCGCAGGTTTCGTTTCTCCCCGGCCTGAATGGCCAGTGCCGCAATGCCCGCGCCGCCGATAAACGCTGCCACAAGCCCGAGGAATGACACAGATATCGCGATTGCACCGTTGGCCAGGGTGTCGGCGAAGGCCGAAATATTGCCCGTCATATTTGCGGTGAACGACCCCGCAATCAGGAACCCCACGGCATTCAGTGCACCCGCAATGGCTGAAAGAAGGCCCGCGAGCACCAGATCAATGCTGGCGGTCCGGTCATCGCCCACCTTGATCAGCATTTCACGTCTTGCTCCGGTTTGGTTTGCACCATGGGTTTAGCGGCGCGGCCGAGATGCGGTAAAGGTGGCATCATGTCGTTGGAGATGTGGCTTGATCCGCTTGTCCGAAGGGCGCTGTCCGATACCAAGAACGATCCAGCAGGGTGAAAACCTCGGACACGATCGGGTCGTTTTTGCGTTGATCGAGGGCGATAAAGCAAAGGCAGGCGGGGACGGAAACATTGGCGCAAACGGCAAGGCCGAAGGATTGCTTTTGGTGCAGCGCGATGGATTCCCGGCAAAGGCTCAACCCGATGCCGGATCGGACCATTTCCAGCATCGAGGCCTCTTGATCCACCAAAGCCACCACATTCTGCGGCTTGGCGGTGCCATCAAACACCTTGGCCAACAGGCGATGGTGGACCGAGGTTTGCGGCGTGCCAATCCAAGGCAACGTCGCCAGCCTCGACCAATCGGCGTTTTCGACTTGGTTCTGCCACCCCGCCGGGGCGATGACGCGGTAGCTGAAGTCTGCCAGCTTGATCGCGTGAATAGGAGCATCGGAGGTGGTCCCGATCTGGGCCATGTCATCGGGCCCACAAAGGTAAAAACCCGCGTCCACACGCCCCTGTTTCACCCATTTCAGCACATCGCCGCTTACCCCATGGATCAGCTCTGTTTCAATCCTTGGATGATCGCTACGCAGTTGCGCCAACAAACGCCCCAGCCGGATGAATTCGGGGTCCACAATCGTCCCGAGGGTCATTTTCCCGCTGACTTGCCCCACGCGCTGGCGGGCGCTGCGGCGGAACTCACCCATGGCGGTCAGGACTTGCTCGGCCTTGCTCAGCATCGCCGCGCCGTCGTGGGTGATCTTCAACCCGCTGGCCGTGCGGGTGAACAGGGCGATCCCGGTTTCCTCGCTTAACCGTTTGATCTGGTGGCTGATGGCGGGCTGGGTCAGGTTCAACACCTCTGCCGCGCGGGACACGCTGCCTTCTCGGGCGACGGTCACGAAGGCCAAGATGGTGTTACGGTTGGAAAATCTATCCATATAAAAAGAACTAATATAGCTATGTGAGAATTGTCATTAGATTCCTGGGTCAAAGATCAGCAAGGGTCACGGTCAATCAAGGACGAGAGCGGACAGGATGCGCAGATGACGGATGGGGATAGCCACTTCGATTACATCGTGGTCGGGGCGGGGTCGGCGGGGTGCTTGCTGGCCAATCGCCTCAGCGCGGACCCGTCGCGTCGGGTGCTGCTGCTGGAGGCCGGAAAACCCGATCGTTACGCGTGGATACATATCCCCGTGGGCTACCTCTACTGCATCGGCAATCCGCGCGCCGATTGGATGTACAAAACGCAGCCTGCCAAGGGGCTGAACGGGCGCAGTTTGCTGTACCCTCGGGGCAAGACCTTGGGGGGATGTTCGTCGATAAACGGTATGATCTACATGCGCGGACAGGCGCGTGATTACGACAATTGGGCCGAATTGACCGGCGAGGCGGCTTGGAACTGGGAAAACTCTCTCAATGATTTCAAGGCGCACGAGGATCACTACAAACTGGACGAGGGCGCAGACCCGGCGACGGGCGACAACAGTCGGTTCTCGGATATGCACGGCCACGGCGGAGAGTGGCGGATCGAGAAGCAGCGCCTGCGGTGGGACGTGTTGGACAGTTTCTCGGACGCCGCAAACGAAGCGGGCATTCCCAAGACCGAGGACTTCAACACCGGCGATAATACCGGCGTCGGCTACTTTGATGTCAACCAACGCTCGGGCTGGCGTTGGAGCACGGCCAAGGCCTTTCTGCGACCCGCAACGTCGCGGCCTAACCTGACGGTCTGGACCGAAGCGCAGGTGGAGAAGCTGACCTTCGCCAAGGCCGACAGCGGGCAAACGCGCTGCACCGGCGCGGTCGTTAACCGTAAAGGCACCCCCGTCACGGTTCGCGCCACGCAAGAGGTGATCTTGTCGGCGGGTGCGGTGAATTCGCCTCAGATCCTGCAACTCTCGGGCATCGGCCCGGCAGGTTTGCTGCGCGACCATGGCATCGACGTGGTAAAGGACACGCCTTGCGTCGGCGAGAACCTGCAAGACCATTTGCAAATCCGCGCCGTGTATAAGGTCAAGGGCACCAAGACCCTGAATACGCTGGCAAGTTCCCTGTTCGGCAAGGCCAAGATCGGTCTGGAATATGCCCTGAAGCGCACCGGCCCGATGAGCATGTCCCCCAGCCAGTTGGGGGCCTTTGCGCGGTCTGACCCAAGCCGCCCCCACGCGAACCTGCAATACCACGTCCAACCCCTGAGCCTTGAGGCTTTCGGAGAGGATTTGCATGATTTCCCGGCCATCACCGTCAGCGTTTGCAATCTGAACCCCACCAGCCGGGGGCATGTGCGCATCGCTTCCCCCGACTTCCGCGACGCGCCGAAAATCTCGCCCAATTACCTTGATACGGACGAGGATCGGAAAGTTGCGGCTGACAGCCTGCGGCAGGTGCGTCAGATCATGGATCAGCCCGCGATGGAGCTTTATGCGCCGGAAGAGTTCAAACCCGGCGTGCAGTACCAATCCGATGAGGAGCTGGCGACGCTGGCAGGCGATATTGCCAGCACGATTTTCCATCCGGTTGGCACGGTGAAGATGGGCCGCGCAGACGATGACAGCGCCGTTCTAGACCCGCATTTGCGGTTGAAGAATGTTGCGGGGCTGCGGGTTGTGGATGCTTCGGTGATGCCGAATATCACCAGCGGCAACACCAATTCCCCCACAATCATGATCGCGGAAAAAGCCGCCGCTTGGATCTTGGCGGGCCGCTGACGCCCATTCAGTCGCTTTTTAAAGGCAAAACGGACGATCCAAAGACGTGCAGGTCTTAATTCGTGTACGGTCACCGGAAGGCGATGTTTCAGCCCCCCACATGGGGCCTGAAAATAATCCGCATGTTTTTGATCCAATCCCATGGGGCAGGCGTATCAGTTACACCTAACCCTCCGGAGTTCCGATGCCCTTTGACGCCCGCCCGATCGCCCCTCAACGTATTGCAATCATTGGCGGAGGTATCTCTGGTCTTGCGTCGGCTTACTTGCTTGCGCGCCATCACGCGGTCACGATTTTTGAGGCCGCGCCTCGGTTGGGCGGCCACGCCCGTACGGTGATGGCGGGGCGCAATGGGGATCAGCCCGTGGATACGGGCTTTATCGTGTTCAACTACGCCAATTACCCGCATCTGACGCGGATGTTTCAAGACCTCGACGTTCCGGTGAAAAAAAGCGACATGAGCTTTGGGGCCTCGGTCGATGGCGGAAAAGTTGAATACGGCCTGCGCGATCTTGGGGCCTTGGCGGCGCAGCGGCGCAACCTGCTGCGGCCCGGTTTCCTGCGCATGGTCCGCGATATCTTGCGCTTCAACGACAAGGCCGAGCGTTACGCCACCGACGACAGCGCCACCATCGGAGAGCTGATGGACGACCTGAGCTTGGGCGATTGGTTCCAGCGGTATTACCTGATGCCCCTGTGCGGCGCGATCTGGTCCACCCCGCCGTCCGAAATCCGCGCCTTTCCCGCCCGTGCTTTGGTGCAGTTCTTCCGCAATCACGCGCTGCTGAGCGCGTCGGGCACGCATCAATGGTGGACGGTGGATGGCGGCAGCATTGAATACGTCCGCCGTCTGGAGCAGCACCTTCGCGCCCATAGCGTCACGATCCGCACGGGTACGCCGGTGCAGCAAGTGGTGCGTGCCGCGGGGGGCGTATCCGTTGTGACGGGGCAGGGGGAGCCTGAGCCCTTCGATCAGGTGATCTTCGCCTGCCATTCCGACCAGGCCTTGCGCCTGTTGCAGCAACCAACAGCGCAAGAACGCGCGGCGCTGTCGGCCATGCGCTTCCAGGACAACCAGATGATCTTGCACCGCGACACCAACCAGATGCCTCAGCGCCGCGCGGTGTGGTCCAGTTGGGTGTATAAGGCTGACACCACGCGACCAGAGCCCGCCATCGGCGTCACCTATTGGATGAACCGCTTGCAAGGAATCGGAGAGGCGGACCCGCTTTTCGTGTCGCTCAACCCCTCAACCGAGGTGCCGCAGCATTTGATTTACGATCAGACAACCTTCCGCCACCCGGTCTTTGACGGGCCAGCCTTGGCCGCGCAGAAGCAGCTGACGGCGATGCAGGGGCAGAATAACACGTGGTTCGCAGGGGCTTACACGCGCCACGGTTTCCACGAGGACGGATTTGCCTCGGCGGTGCGGATCGCGCGGATGATGGACCGGCAGGTGGCCTGATGCATCGGCCGGAACATATCGCGGGCACCACGACCCATCGGCGCAAGGGCGCAATCAAGCACCACTTTAGCTATGGTGTTGATTTCGTGCTGATAGATCCCGAGGCCAGTGCGCCGGGTCCGGCCCTGTTCGGGCGCAATCGCTTCAACCTGATGGCGGTCCGGGATCGTGACCACGGCGGCCCGATGTCCCAAGGGCGCGGCCCGGTCTGGGCGCGGAAAGTGCTGGAGCGTCATGGGCTTCCCGGCGACGGCATTGACCTGCGCCTGCTCACGCAGCCAAGCTATCTTGGCTATGGGTTCAACCCCGTCAGCTTCTGGCTCGCACAGCGGGACGAGGCGCTGGTTGCGGTCATCGCCGAAGTCTCAACCCCTTTTGGCGACCGTCATTCCTACCTTTGCCATTCCCCCGAATTTGCCCCGATCACGGCGCAGACGCGGATCACGACGCAGAAATCGCTTCATGTCTCGCCCTTCCAGGAGGTGGCCGGAGATTATACATTCCACTTCGATATCCAACCCGATCGCATCGCGATCAACATCCTGCATCGCAACGGCGATCAGGGCATATCGGCCAGCCTGTATGGTCCCCGTGCACCCCTGACAAACCGGGTCATACTGGGGGCCAGCCTGCGCCGCCCCTTGGGCGCGATGCGCACCATGGCGTTGATCTACTGGCAGGCCCTGCGACTGAAATTGAAGGGGGCTGTGTATCGCCCCCGGCCAACGCCGCCAAAATCGGAGGTAACTTAATGTTATTCCTTACCAAACGCGTGAAGCACGACTTCCTGGAAAGCTGCGCCCGTATCCGCCAAGGCACCTTGCGCCTGCGCACGCCCGAAGGCGAGGTGCATGATTTCGGCGACGGCGGCACCGCGGCCGAGATCGAGATCCACGATTGGTCCGTTGTAACCTCACTTGCCGCGCGCGGTGATATCGGCCTGGGCGAAACTTATGTGGCGGGTCTGTGGGACACGCCATCTATTGCCGATCTGACCGAAGTGGCCGTGCGCAACATGGAGAAGCTTGAAGGCTACGCCTATCCCGGCTTCTGGAACAACCTGAAGTTTCTGGCCGCCCACCGTCTGATGCGGGCCAATTCCGTGCGCGGGGCGGCGCGGAACATCCGCGCCCATTACGATGTGGGCAACGAGTTTTATCAGCTGTGGCTGGACGAGACGATGACCTATTCATCGGCGCTCTTTGCGCCCGGTGATGATGATCTCGGCCGGGCGCAGAACCGCAAATACGACCGGATTTTGCGGCATTTAGGCAGTGGAGAGCGGGTGTTGGAGATCGGCTGCGGGTGGGGCGGTTTTGCCGAACGCGCCGCCGAGCATGGGCGCGATGTGACGGGGCTTACGATCTCTCCCAGCCAAAAAGGCTACGCCGATGCGCGTCTTGATGGACGCGCCGAAATCCGCCTTCAGGATTACCGGAAATGCGACGGGAAGTTCGACAACATCGTTTCAATCGAGATGATCGAGGCGGTGGGCGAAACCTATTGGCCCACGTATTTCGCGACCCTGAAAGACCGGCTGGCAGACCGGGGGCACGCGGTCATTCAGGCGATTACGGTGCCGGACAATTACTTCAAGACCTACCGCAAAAGCTCGGATTACATCCGCCACTACACCTTCCCCGGCGGCATGTTGCTCTCGGACGCGGTCATCGCAGATCAGGCAAAGCGGGCAGGGCTGGTGGTGAAGGACAGCCACGCCTTTGGGGCTGACTATGCCCGCACCCTGTCGATATGGAGCGACCGTTTGGACGCACAGGCTGACCGCATCCGGCGCTTGGGTTACTCCGACAGCTTCCTGCGCAACTGGCGCTACTATCTGGGCATTTGCGCGGGCTCGTTCTCTGCGGATCACACCAATGTTGTGCAAGTGGAACTGGCCCATGCCTAATCGCGAGACCATCTGGATCATCGGCGCCAGTGACGGTATCGGTGCGGCCCTTGCCCGGGCTTGGGCTGACAAAGGCGCGCGGTTGATCCTGTCGGCCCGCTCCGAGGGGGCGTTGCAAGATCTCGCCGAAAGCCTTGGCCCCGATCACGTGGCGCTGCCCCTGGACGTGG
This window harbors:
- a CDS encoding DUF1127 domain-containing protein; amino-acid sequence: MQTHPVHYNDYLSQNPRNRGSRLGQVLGNWYRARVRNIHRRRMIEELRAMDDKILRDIGINRGEIHSIVYGFSDDELKMVPTKGDLRAH
- a CDS encoding pirin family protein, which codes for MSWSPCPDPVPGDAASVDAVETLIVPRAVDLGEMEVRRALPSKKRQMVGPFIFFDQMGPAEFLTDQGIDVRPHPHINLATLTYLFEGQIYHRDSLGSDLAIEPGAVNWMKAGKGIVHSERTSPERLATGQRLFGLQTWMALPEDEEESDPAFMHHGKTDLPTVEAEGLTARMIAGQAFGASSPLKTASDTLYADVGLAPGARAPIEATTEERALYTIRGKIEVGGRTFEPGQLLVLHPGDQIVVTGVDDGTGDHARFMLFGGAPMEGPRYIWWNFVSSRPERIEQAKEEWRRGRFESVPGDEEEFIPLPEDGREVLRAEGGVHYP
- a CDS encoding GNAT family N-acetyltransferase, with the protein product MSEEIKITRDEGETKGRYAAVVDGHEAELTYSRLGDASIIINHTGVPAALGGRGVGQALVKRSVEDARAEGRKIVPLCPFAKAQIAKHPEWQDVL
- a CDS encoding dienelactone hydrolase family protein, which gives rise to MSTGIGLETGGHGPHAGQRLVTTGAPLSRASAVAVMLHGRGGQPADMVGLAEHLGLPDLAVVATTAAGHSWWPDSFLAPLDANEPGLGSGLSVVEAVLDSLSAEGVTAGQIVLMGFSQGACLALEAAARLARPFRAVAALSGGLVGTQDTAEPGSEALYGHRPKQFDYAGRLDGVPVLIGCHERDPHIPLARVQQSERKLQEMGANVETMIIPGAGHGIIEQEATWLRKHLNTGP
- a CDS encoding ring-cleaving dioxygenase codes for the protein MSSSDTKAIPGLHHVTAISGPPQENLDFWVGTLGQRFVKRTVNFDDPGTYHLYYGDADAAPGSIMTFFPFVDAGPGRAGAGMASAVAYAVADLDKRMGELAEAAVDFEGPFDRFGERAIALKDPDGLRVELIEGGARDEGFHSVTLWLKDIAGTASVLEAMGYVHEADEESATGGTGGTETRRRYRSTDPERGSAVDLLTSNAASIGRPGAGTIHHVAFRARDGEEQRAWRERLSAIGQEVTPVIDRQYFDAIYFRTPGGVLFEIATDPPGFAVDEDFDHLGESLKLPEKYESARARIEQILPPIKVPS
- a CDS encoding helix-turn-helix domain-containing protein; this encodes METTLKSAQVTENALSCPSDALLRKLWGQWKTHVIYVLGTHHSCRFGVLKRTIAGISPKILTQRLRELEADGLVWREQENTIPPKVTYGLTEAGRAIHDVLKQFDPIADSLQGGNSAPRP
- a CDS encoding SCP2 sterol-binding domain-containing protein; translation: MTEPSKAEIIDIVSKRSKDRIKGSVRLEMPGTVTLYVDETGAVESDQAADITLTADAQVFYDIAMGTKNPAKAFMLRQLKVDGNPMKALKIGEILSAAD
- a CDS encoding YoaK family protein, which produces MLIKVGDDRTASIDLVLAGLLSAIAGALNAVGFLIAGSFTANMTGNISAFADTLANGAIAISVSFLGLVAAFIGGAGIAALAIQAGEKRNLRSIYALAITAEAALLLLLSVALLRSVVHLDETLLVIVLSFIMGLQNAVTTMISRARVRTTHVSGMATDIGIGLAALVGDKESRSDAVPKLALHSLTLASFAFGGIVGALLFQGLGSWLFVIAATTLLLIAVPEALRAHRS
- a CDS encoding LysR family transcriptional regulator — translated: MDRFSNRNTILAFVTVAREGSVSRAAEVLNLTQPAISHQIKRLSEETGIALFTRTASGLKITHDGAAMLSKAEQVLTAMGEFRRSARQRVGQVSGKMTLGTIVDPEFIRLGRLLAQLRSDHPRIETELIHGVSGDVLKWVKQGRVDAGFYLCGPDDMAQIGTTSDAPIHAIKLADFSYRVIAPAGWQNQVENADWSRLATLPWIGTPQTSVHHRLLAKVFDGTAKPQNVVALVDQEASMLEMVRSGIGLSLCRESIALHQKQSFGLAVCANVSVPACLCFIALDQRKNDPIVSEVFTLLDRSWYRTAPFGQADQATSPTT
- a CDS encoding GMC family oxidoreductase N-terminal domain-containing protein; amino-acid sequence: MTDGDSHFDYIVVGAGSAGCLLANRLSADPSRRVLLLEAGKPDRYAWIHIPVGYLYCIGNPRADWMYKTQPAKGLNGRSLLYPRGKTLGGCSSINGMIYMRGQARDYDNWAELTGEAAWNWENSLNDFKAHEDHYKLDEGADPATGDNSRFSDMHGHGGEWRIEKQRLRWDVLDSFSDAANEAGIPKTEDFNTGDNTGVGYFDVNQRSGWRWSTAKAFLRPATSRPNLTVWTEAQVEKLTFAKADSGQTRCTGAVVNRKGTPVTVRATQEVILSAGAVNSPQILQLSGIGPAGLLRDHGIDVVKDTPCVGENLQDHLQIRAVYKVKGTKTLNTLASSLFGKAKIGLEYALKRTGPMSMSPSQLGAFARSDPSRPHANLQYHVQPLSLEAFGEDLHDFPAITVSVCNLNPTSRGHVRIASPDFRDAPKISPNYLDTDEDRKVAADSLRQVRQIMDQPAMELYAPEEFKPGVQYQSDEELATLAGDIASTIFHPVGTVKMGRADDDSAVLDPHLRLKNVAGLRVVDASVMPNITSGNTNSPTIMIAEKAAAWILAGR
- a CDS encoding FAD-dependent oxidoreductase, coding for MPFDARPIAPQRIAIIGGGISGLASAYLLARHHAVTIFEAAPRLGGHARTVMAGRNGDQPVDTGFIVFNYANYPHLTRMFQDLDVPVKKSDMSFGASVDGGKVEYGLRDLGALAAQRRNLLRPGFLRMVRDILRFNDKAERYATDDSATIGELMDDLSLGDWFQRYYLMPLCGAIWSTPPSEIRAFPARALVQFFRNHALLSASGTHQWWTVDGGSIEYVRRLEQHLRAHSVTIRTGTPVQQVVRAAGGVSVVTGQGEPEPFDQVIFACHSDQALRLLQQPTAQERAALSAMRFQDNQMILHRDTNQMPQRRAVWSSWVYKADTTRPEPAIGVTYWMNRLQGIGEADPLFVSLNPSTEVPQHLIYDQTTFRHPVFDGPALAAQKQLTAMQGQNNTWFAGAYTRHGFHEDGFASAVRIARMMDRQVA